CGAGTTCGACGCCGGCCGCCTGTGCGGAGGTCTTCGCGACCTCTTTTGCCCCGCTTTCCAGATGGCAGATGACCCGGTCATACCGGTGCTTCGTGAGATAGGCCGTGAGGTATTCGACCAGGATCGCGGACTCTTCTCTGTCCCAGTATCCGGTCACCGGCACATCGTAGTGGCCGGCCGGATAGATGAGTTCGAGTTCGCGGGGGACAACGCCTAAGGGCGAGGTCACGATCACTTCATGGGCACGGCCGTCCACCACGCGGGTGAACATCTGATGCGATCTTGAGAGCGAGTAGGGTTTTCGTGCGGCGCACGGGAGAAGGACGCAGACATCGGTCCTTCCCGGAACGAACCGGTTGATGACCCGATCCTCGAAAAACGCGATCTCGGCACGGGTCATCGACTCGGAGGAGTTCGCAAGGAACCGGGACGACCGGACGACCGGAAGGTTCACCGCAAAACCCGGTCTCCTGTCGACGTGTCTAAGGAGAGAGACCTGCTCGGCGTGGAGTCTGCAGCGCATCTCCATGAATTCGCGGAGCTGGCCCTGTTCGATCCAGACCCGTGCCAGGGCGATCTCTTTTTCGAGAGCCAGACGGTTGTGGAGCTTCAGGTCGCCGGCTTTGCAGCCCGGACAATCGCAGAAGCCTTTTTCCATGTAGGAGGCATCGAACTCGCCTTCGGGCGTACAGAACTTTTTCTGCACGGTTGCAAGATCCACCGCGGTGTAGTCGAAGAGGTCGAATCCGAGATAGATCAGCGAAGCAGCGTTCGAGGGAAGACCGCATGCGGGGGCATAGCGTGCGGCGTCCGGGGGACAGACCGCGAGCAGTTTATCCATATACTCGGCATGGCGGCGTGCGTCGGAGATGACGGTGTTCCAGTTCGAAAACAGGAGCACGCTTCCCTCGACGGATTCGCTCTGCGGGTGGACGGCTGTCGGCTCTTCGCCTGCGACGAAGTATTTTTCGAACTCGGCTTTGCCTGCTGACGGCGGGAGGTTTGTGAACCCGCGTTCCTTAAGCGAGGGGAAGACCGATTCGGTGTCGATCACTGCGGGCGTGCTGATGTTTTCCTCGTCGGAGAGTTTCAGGTTCCCGATCCGGGTGTTTCCATCGCGTTTTCGTACGTCGAACAGACTCATGTGATGACCTCGGCCGCGGGGAATTCGGCTCTAAAAAGGTCGGCCCATTTGGCCGTGGTGGAGATGGTGACTTTGGTGTCGGGGTTGGTGGCGAGCAGTCCTTTGAGGCCCTTGATCCCGTACTTCATCATCTCTTCGTCCCAGGTCGGGACCTCAGCGGGTCCGGCCGGGAAGGTCTCGGCAAGTTCGTACGGCAGGGGGCCAAACGGCGGCTTGAACTCGATGACTTCTTCAAAGCGGGAAGGGACCGGCCCTCCGGCTGCAATGAGGGAGACGTCGGAGAGTTTCACGCGGGGGATCATTGCATGGTAGTTCGTGACCTCGGTCCGGCGGCACGATTCGCTGCCGCGGTAGAAGAACCTGCGCTTGCTCGCTCTGTCGAGGTGCTCGATCTCTTCGACCCGCTCTAAGAGTCTGCGGTATCCGTCGAGCAGTTTGGGGTGGGCGCGGCACCGCTCGTCGACGAGTTCCCAGAGGGTCCCGTCCTGGATGGCGGCACGGATCCTCGAGATCTCGGCCTTGGTGACGGCGAGGTTGTGGTAGGCGAGGAGCTTTTGTTTGTCCGGCGATTTTTTCAGCTCTTCGACGGTGTGACTGCGGCAGACCGGGCAGGCGCACGGCAGTTCGCTCATCTCATCGAGTTTGAGCGTTCCGTAGGTCGTGATGTAGCGTCCTTCCTTCGCATAAAGGGCGTAGGCGGCGGAGTCGAAGACATCGCAGCCGAGAGCCGCGGCGAGAGCGAACATCGAGGGGTGACCGGCACCGAAGAGGTGGACGCAGGCTCCCGGATTGAGGCCTTTTTTCGCGGCGAGGACGACATCGACGAGTTCACGGTACCGGTAGCTTTCCATTAAGGGAACGACGGCGCCGACCGGGCAGTAGGCAAAGCCCATGTTGGAGACGGTTTTCCCGGCATATTCGCGGAGGTCTTCGAAGACGGCTCCCTGGACCGGACCGGAGATGGGAGCGTCGGGACCGAAAAGTTCCTTCGCTTCCTTCATTCGGGTCATGGTGATCTCCATCTGGGCGATGACTTCGTCCCGTTCGGTGTCCGGGTGGGTCGGGATGTCGAGCGGGACCCAGATGTCGCTTCCGATATCTCGCTGGAAGGAGAGGGTCTGCTCGTTCGTGATATCGACGCTTCCGTAAACGGACATCTGGAAGGATCCGGAGTCGGTCATGATGAGGCCGTCGAAGTCGAGGACCTCGTGGAGGCCTTTTTCGAGGGCGGGGCCGCGGAACTCTTCGCTTTTGGAAAAGATGTAGGCGTTCGTGATGATTCCTTCAACGCCTATCTTTTTCATTTCGGACGGGGGGATTATCTGCAGGTGGGGGTTGACGACCGGGAGGAGTGCAGGCGTTCTGATAGCTTTGTCGCCGGCTTTGAGTTTACCGACGCGGCCCGCTATGTCTTTATGGATCACTTCGAATGTTATTGTCATAGATTATTCCTGGAATATCTGTCCTTCAAAGGTGAGAATGTTGCATGATTTGTTTGTCCATGCATTGGGGGGGAGACCTGCTTTGTAGCAGGTTTCGCTGAGGAATTGTTCGGGATCCCAGCCGTATTCGACGGCGACCTGGGGAAGAAGGAGGCCGGTGTGTCCGTTCATTCCGGCGATGAGTCCGTGTCGTCCGATGATGACGGCTCCGGGGCGCTGGTCCGGTTCGCACTCGAGGAGTACGGGCAGGGTGAGGACGGTGACTTCGATCTTGATTTGTCGGAGTTCCCCTTCGTTGACGGGGTAGAACCTGGGGTCGTGGATGGCGGCATGCTGTGTGGCGTCTTTGATGGCGTCACCGAGCGGCATGACGGGGAAGGGAAAGCCGATGCATCCCCTGAGGTCCCCGAATTTGGTGAGCGTTACAAAGACTCCCCGCTTTTCGGTGAAGATGCCGGAGAGTTCCGGTACCCGTGCTGGTGGTTTTCCGGTCACTGCGGACTCAGCGTAGAGTCGTGCAGCCTGCAGGGCAAGCTGTCCTTCGGTCTGACTGAGGAGATGCATAATCATGTAGGTATTAGATGTCAGAGATGATGAATACAGTGGCGGGCTACCCCTCAGGGGCGGGCTTAGCGGATGCGGGCCGACCCGTAGGGGTGGCCTCAGCGGAGCAAGTTTTCGAAGGAAACTTGCGACTGCGGATCATCGACGTAGTCGGTGAGCTTAGCGGGAGGCGGGGTGAGCCGATAGGCTCGCCCTTAGCCGAGCAAGTCGATAGACTTGCGACCAAATCTTTGCTTTGCGACTGCGGGTTGGCGGCTGAAAACAGTTGGAGAATAGAATGAAACAAAGCGAAATAGTTTCAGGACCTACAAATATACATACTGTAAAAATAGAGGAAATATATGTTTACAATCTATGTTTACGTTCTTGACACGTTAGCCGACTGGGAACCGGGGCATGTTACTGCTGAGCTGAATTCCGGTCGATTTTTCAAAAAGGGCCAGGAGCCCGTATCGCTCAAAACGGTCAGTTATTCCAAAGAACCGATCCGGACAATGGGCGGGATGACCATTATACCGGATTGCGTAATTGATGATATCGTGGTGAGTGAAACAAGCGTGTTGCTCTTACCGGGCGCAAATACCTGGAACGACCAAAAGCACGGCGCTATTATCGAGAAAGCACGCGAATTTCTCTTTTGCGGCGCTACGGTGTGTGCGATCTGCGGGGCTACCACGGCACTTGCCAACGTCGGACTGTTGGATGACCGTCCGCATACCAGTAATGGCCCGGGATTTCTGGAAATGTTTTGTCCCGGGTATAAAGGGCAGAATTTCTATGTAGACAAACCGTCTGTAGCGGATAACAATCTTATTACGGCAGGTTCGACCGGGGGTTTGTTGTGGGCGAAACAAATTATTGAACATTTAGGTGTTTTTGAATCGAACACGCTGGAAGCCTGGTATGATTACTTTAGTACCGGTAAGCCGGAATATTTCTTTGCCCTCATGGAGAGTTTGGAGTAGAGCAAGGAAAACTGATCCTTTTTTTCATAAACAGAACGGGGACATATTCAAATCCCCATCTATATTCAGCTCCGATTTTATAATCGGCGTGCGAAGATAATTTTGGGCAAATCTGGGTTAAGTATTATAATATTACAAAGAGATATAGCTATTAATCGGATTTTTGGAGGGAAGAAGGAATGGATTTCGATAAAAATCTCTTAATGACGTATAAGAAATTGATACAGACAACGGAACTCGAAAAAAGCTATCAGGAATTTCTCAGACTCTTTCGGTTTTTACGGGTCGAACTGGAAAAAGAGATGCCTGACTATCGGTTTCAGGGAAACATTGTGGAAAACGGCATGGATTACTCATATTTTCAGTTTACCAATGATACGTTGAAAAAGAAAGGATTGAAAATAGCAGTTACTTTTGTCCACCGGGATTTCCAATTCGAAGTCTGGCTCTCCGGGTTCAACCGTAAATTTCAATGCAGATATTATGAACTGCTGAAAGATACGAAACAGCCCTTTTTCCTGACCGGGGACCCCAATAGAAGTGATTACATTTTGAGAATTCCCCTGGATCAGACTATGGATATATCCGATGGAGGGCGTGTTCTTTCTGAAATTAAGGAGGCTGCATTACGGCTTTTGGGATATATGGAGGGCGTTGAAGCGACGTAGAGTTGTTTTGATTGAAGATTTCATGCAAGACTACGGCGTTCTTATTTCTCTGTTACATTCAATCAAGGTTGAATGAGCTCGTAAAAAATACAAATTGGCATTCCAATTATCCCCCGTCTTGGAAGAATTTTCAGATCTGATGTAGTTATACTACCCGATTAGCGCAAGACCCAGTATTGAATATATCCACGATATTTTGCAAGGCGATCCTGTCTACCTCTCTATTACTGCTCACCGTGTTATATGCAGCATGCGGGGTGAGAATGAATTTGTCGTCCGGTAAATTCATCAAACCAAAGGTATCTTCCGATGGATCAGAGGGTAACTTTCCGGAATAATAACAGTCGAATGCCGCCGCATTGATCTTACGGGAAACTAATGCGTCCCGTAAAGCGATGGGTGACACCAGCTCGGCCCGGGAGGTATTAATTAAAATTGTGTCCCGGGTCATGAAATTAATACATTTTTCGTCAATTATATTCTGAGTATCCGAAGTATACGGGAGGTGCAATGTAATTACATCCGATAAACGACATAATTCATGCAGTTCTACAAATTCTGCATCTACTTCCTGTTCAATATCAGACTCGCGGGTTCTGCTGTAATAGAGTATTTTACACCCAAACCCGTAGTACATTTTCTTCGCAACTAACCTGCCTATACTTCCCATGCCAACAATACCAATGGTTTTTCCAGACAAATCCTGGGATACATACTTGTGCCATAAACCGGATTTCGTCTCTTTATTCATAATAGGTATTTTTTTTTCATGAGAGTCAGGATGAGAGCCGCGGTGAATTCGGCAACTGCTGATGAATTGGCATGCGGGACATAGGTGACGGCAATATTATGTTTTTTTGCTGCCGTTACATCCACATAATAGCCATATCCCACGCCGTTAAACGAGATTACTTTGAGGGTATTCTTCGCAGATGCGATTATTCTTTCATTGACCACCTCTTCCCCGCCGGGAATATAAGCATCGACTCCAACTAATGCGTCGATAATCTCATCTTCATTGAGTAATCCGGGAGAGAGGATCTCATAGCCCTTATCTTTCATAAACGTCTTCATGTCTTCTGGAGGGGAGGGGCCGGTTATGAGGATTTTTTTCATTCGCGGTTTCGTGGATGTGAGGGGAGGGCTGATCATATGTTTGTTTAGTATTGATTATGCTCTTTGATAAAATACTATCAGACTCTTTGATCCAGATAGTATCTCGCAGCAAGATTTTCCTGACGAATATCTGCCCTTTGTGTTTTATGAGTTCTCATTATCCCCAACTCGTTTTATCCATCTATGTGTCTATCTACACAAATTCGAAAAATGATGTCCCCCTCCAGACTACGTCCGGACGTAAACAGACAGATAGATGTTTATGTACCTATCTATGCATCTATCTGCATGGATAAAAACCGTCTCTCTCTCTCTCTCTCTCTCTCTCGTCTGTACTTAAAATAATATAATATATGGATAAAAAATAAGTGATTGATGAGGAGTTTTTTCTTCCCGTATTTACTTACTTACGGACGGACTTTTCCTCCCCCCATCTTTTTTTCAACACATATAGATATGTAGATACACATCTACATAGGGGATTTTTCCAGCTGAAATACTGATTCAATGGGCGGTAAGGGAGGGGATCGGCGGGAAAGAGAGTCGCTGAGGGGGGGTTCTGGACTTTACCTAGAGAAAGTATGTGGAGATATGCGGGTTTTTCCATTCGCAGATGGGGTTTTCGATTCGAGTTTTATGTGTTGAAGGTGGGGTTGAGGGGTATTTGATGAGGGATTTTAGTTATGTGAAGAGATTTTTGGAGTCGAATTTGCGGTTTTCGAGTGGAGAATGGGAGTGGTTTTGGATAGAGGTGAGGTGTTTGGACTGCTCACCTGAATTTCACTTAGAGGATATCTCCACCGCGGGATGCTCCACGCAGAAGTCGCGTCCCCGCACCCCAGAATCTGAAAAAAAGCTCCCGTCCTTCCACCCCTATCCCCCATTTATTTGCATTTAGCTGATTTTCGCTGCTTTCGTGTGGGGATAGGGGAGGACACTACATGTATCTGCCTGTAATCCAACCTTATTTGTTTTCATGTATTCGTATTTTTTTTAGTGGATTTTGTGTGATGAATGATACCACCCAAAAAAACATTATATATGGATAGGAGGTCTCTGAACAATGAAAAATATCGTGAGTGAGCAAGAATGATTTTTGAGAAGCATGGTCTGCAGGAGGAGGAGTTGCGTGAGAAATAGGGGCGATAGATGTCTAAAAAGAGCGTCTTGCAATACAGTGTTTCATGCTAGATTAAAATGATAAAACATGTTATCGTTGAAGGATTATGTTAATATCTATGAGCCATTATTTTGGGGAGGGGGTAATCAGTGAGATAATGTTTCAAGTTAGTTATTAAGAAATATTCCCATATAAAGAATGTAATGTGAATTGTAAATATTCTGAAAATTGCGCATACAAACCTTTTGTTTATAGTGTAGGCTATATATTTATATACATCTAGAACTCAAATAAGAATAAATAGGTGGATTAAA
The sequence above is a segment of the uncultured Methanocorpusculum sp. genome. Coding sequences within it:
- the tgtA gene encoding tRNA guanosine(15) transglycosylase TgtA, coding for MTITFEVIHKDIAGRVGKLKAGDKAIRTPALLPVVNPHLQIIPPSEMKKIGVEGIITNAYIFSKSEEFRGPALEKGLHEVLDFDGLIMTDSGSFQMSVYGSVDITNEQTLSFQRDIGSDIWVPLDIPTHPDTERDEVIAQMEITMTRMKEAKELFGPDAPISGPVQGAVFEDLREYAGKTVSNMGFAYCPVGAVVPLMESYRYRELVDVVLAAKKGLNPGACVHLFGAGHPSMFALAAALGCDVFDSAAYALYAKEGRYITTYGTLKLDEMSELPCACPVCRSHTVEELKKSPDKQKLLAYHNLAVTKAEISRIRAAIQDGTLWELVDERCRAHPKLLDGYRRLLERVEEIEHLDRASKRRFFYRGSESCRRTEVTNYHAMIPRVKLSDVSLIAAGGPVPSRFEEVIEFKPPFGPLPYELAETFPAGPAEVPTWDEEMMKYGIKGLKGLLATNPDTKVTISTTAKWADLFRAEFPAAEVIT
- a CDS encoding NAD(P)-dependent oxidoreductase — encoded protein: MNKETKSGLWHKYVSQDLSGKTIGIVGMGSIGRLVAKKMYYGFGCKILYYSRTRESDIEQEVDAEFVELHELCRLSDVITLHLPYTSDTQNIIDEKCINFMTRDTILINTSRAELVSPIALRDALVSRKINAAAFDCYYSGKLPSDPSEDTFGLMNLPDDKFILTPHAAYNTVSSNREVDRIALQNIVDIFNTGSCANRVV
- the arcS gene encoding archaeosine synthase subunit alpha; its protein translation is MSLFDVRKRDGNTRIGNLKLSDEENISTPAVIDTESVFPSLKERGFTNLPPSAGKAEFEKYFVAGEEPTAVHPQSESVEGSVLLFSNWNTVISDARRHAEYMDKLLAVCPPDAARYAPACGLPSNAASLIYLGFDLFDYTAVDLATVQKKFCTPEGEFDASYMEKGFCDCPGCKAGDLKLHNRLALEKEIALARVWIEQGQLREFMEMRCRLHAEQVSLLRHVDRRPGFAVNLPVVRSSRFLANSSESMTRAEIAFFEDRVINRFVPGRTDVCVLLPCAARKPYSLSRSHQMFTRVVDGRAHEVIVTSPLGVVPRELELIYPAGHYDVPVTGYWDREESAILVEYLTAYLTKHRYDRVICHLESGAKEVAKTSAQAAGVELEFTCNDDKPLSPDSLRALNNALRESRKRRTDPIRGTLLWQFGELVDTKGWLTKGRYPNQKIYEKKTQIFSIDPETGLLRPTHEGWKYINGYRVWISDGFVPQGDILAPGIADCDPQIREGEEVFVGGEGYQATGKSTMGADEMLRANRGIAVRVRKTNRK
- a CDS encoding TIGR00296 family protein; this translates as MHLLSQTEGQLALQAARLYAESAVTGKPPARVPELSGIFTEKRGVFVTLTKFGDLRGCIGFPFPVMPLGDAIKDATQHAAIHDPRFYPVNEGELRQIKIEVTVLTLPVLLECEPDQRPGAVIIGRHGLIAGMNGHTGLLLPQVAVEYGWDPEQFLSETCYKAGLPPNAWTNKSCNILTFEGQIFQE
- a CDS encoding type 1 glutamine amidotransferase family protein encodes the protein MFTIYVYVLDTLADWEPGHVTAELNSGRFFKKGQEPVSLKTVSYSKEPIRTMGGMTIIPDCVIDDIVVSETSVLLLPGANTWNDQKHGAIIEKAREFLFCGATVCAICGATTALANVGLLDDRPHTSNGPGFLEMFCPGYKGQNFYVDKPSVADNNLITAGSTGGLLWAKQIIEHLGVFESNTLEAWYDYFSTGKPEYFFALMESLE